The following proteins are co-located in the Nymphalis io chromosome 27, ilAglIoxx1.1, whole genome shotgun sequence genome:
- the LOC126778763 gene encoding uncharacterized protein LOC126778763 gives MESIKHSIQDLTEHFNSRMAEFQKTLQSSIPASSPTTNIAAQFNTFRVFVLTALESLQKQVELLSKQYNQMEMRSRRKMLLLHGIPEEVKENVPTVVSRVLSDKLKLPEFTMDKLSRCQRLGQSTRDKPRAILVKFHDASLRNKIWYSKTSLKNTGVTLSEFLTKERHELFMAARRKFGISKCWTKDGAVIVTGSDGKRHRIVTTAELNSIKCTQNDIPLATIPAAIPSTSSVDSIGKSTSSTQAIRSKRTVKK, from the coding sequence ATGGAGTCCATCAAGCACTCAATTCAAGACCTGACCGAACACTTCAACTCACGGATGGCTGAATTTCAAAAGACTCTTCAGAGTTCTATCCCAGCATCAAGTCCAACCACCAACATAGCGGCTCAGTTTAATACATTTAGAGTCTTTGTTTTAACTGCGTTGGAGAGCCTTCAGAAGCAAGTTGAACTCCTATCAAAGCAATACAACCAAATGGAGATGCGAAGTAGAAGGAAGATGCTCCTCTTGCATGGAATTCCTGAAGAAGTAAAGGAGAATGTACCAACTGTGGTGTCGAGGGTTTTATCAGATAAACTCAAGTTGCCCGAGTTTACCATGGATAAGCTCAGCCGATGCCAGCGATTGGGTCAATCCACGCGAGATAAGCCTCGAGCTATTCTTGTCAAATTTCATGACGCGTCGCTTCGTAATAAAATCTGGTACTCGAAAACATCTCTCAAAAATACGGGTGTGACTCTTTCGGAATTCCTTACTAAGGAGAGACATGAACTGTTTATGGCTGCGAGACGGAAGTTTGGAATATCTAAATGCTGGACGAAGGATGGTGCCGTTATTGTTACTGGGTCAGACGGTAAGCGCCATCGTATTGTCACAACAGCTGAACTTAATTCAATCAAATGCACACAGAATGATATTCCTTTGGCTACTATTCCTGCTGCTATTCCCAGTACCAGTTCTGTCGACTCAATTGGTAAATCTACCAGTTCCACACAGGCTATTCGAAGCAAGAGAACTGTCAAAAAGTAA